One Rhodospirillaceae bacterium genomic region harbors:
- the lon gene encoding endopeptidase La: MSSNKGQLYPVLPLRDIVVFPHMIVPLFVGREKSVKALEDVMGDDKQIMLVAQRDAAVDDPAADDIYEIGTISTVLQLLKLPDGTVKVLVEGGQRAKIVGYKENTEFFEAYAEAFAEEADEEPDLEALARSVVTEFEQYIKLNKKIPPEVLVSINQIEEPAKLADTVASHLALKISDKQELLELGTVAERLEKIYGVMEGEISVLQVEKRIRNRVKRQMEKTQREYYLNEQMKAIQKELGETEDGRDEASEYEEKIAKSRMPKEAREKAVAELKKLKAMSPMSAEATVVRNYLEWITDIPWKKRSKVNKDLKVAEDQLDKDHFGLDKVKERIIEYLAVQQRTKKLKGPILCLVGPPGVGKTSLGKSVAKATGRNFVRMSLGGVRDEAEVRGHRRTYIGSMPGKIIQGMKKAKTSNPLFLLDEIDKLGNDWRGDPSSALLEVLDPEQNATFQDHYLEVDYDLSDVLFLTTSNSLRMPGPLLDRMEIIRLSGYTEDEKLEIAKRHLISKQIEVHGLKEHEWSISEQALRDLIRYYTREAGVRSLERELARLIRKATKEIIVDELESIKVTRQNLKKYAGIKKYRYGEAEREDLVGVVTGLAWTEVGGELLSIEAVVMPGKGQVTLTGKLGDVMKESIQAARSFVRSRALVYGIKPRVFEKNDIHLHVPEGATPKDGPSAGVGMCTSIVSALTGIPVRKDIAMTGEITLRGRVLPIGGLKEKLLAALRGGIKTVLIPKENEKDLEEIPDNVKRDLKIIPVSTADEVLEKALTRPLVPLSLEDDDSDEPTPTSKDGDADDDVLVTH; this comes from the coding sequence GTGAGTTCCAATAAAGGTCAGCTTTATCCAGTTCTGCCGCTGCGCGATATTGTGGTTTTTCCGCATATGATTGTGCCGCTCTTCGTGGGGCGTGAAAAATCAGTGAAGGCCCTGGAAGATGTCATGGGGGATGATAAGCAAATCATGCTTGTTGCCCAACGTGATGCGGCTGTGGACGATCCAGCTGCTGACGACATATATGAGATTGGCACCATTTCGACGGTGTTGCAGCTTTTGAAACTGCCAGATGGGACCGTGAAAGTACTGGTCGAAGGCGGGCAACGGGCCAAGATTGTCGGCTACAAAGAAAACACCGAGTTTTTTGAAGCTTATGCCGAGGCTTTTGCTGAAGAGGCGGATGAAGAGCCGGACCTTGAAGCTTTGGCGCGCTCGGTGGTCACTGAGTTTGAGCAGTACATCAAACTGAACAAAAAGATTCCGCCGGAAGTGTTGGTGTCGATCAATCAGATTGAAGAGCCTGCCAAGCTCGCGGATACGGTTGCATCGCATCTGGCGCTTAAAATTTCTGACAAACAGGAATTGTTAGAGCTTGGTACGGTCGCTGAGCGCCTTGAGAAAATTTACGGCGTGATGGAAGGCGAAATCAGCGTTCTTCAGGTTGAAAAACGTATTCGCAACCGGGTTAAACGTCAGATGGAGAAAACCCAGCGCGAGTATTATTTGAATGAGCAAATGAAGGCCATTCAGAAAGAGCTCGGTGAAACCGAAGACGGGCGTGATGAAGCGTCCGAGTATGAAGAAAAAATTGCCAAATCGCGGATGCCCAAGGAAGCACGCGAAAAAGCTGTGGCCGAGCTTAAGAAGCTTAAGGCGATGAGCCCAATGTCGGCAGAGGCGACGGTGGTCCGCAATTACCTCGAATGGATCACTGACATTCCGTGGAAGAAGCGCTCGAAGGTCAACAAAGACCTTAAAGTTGCCGAAGACCAGTTGGACAAGGACCACTTTGGTCTCGATAAGGTCAAAGAACGCATTATCGAATATCTCGCTGTGCAACAACGGACCAAGAAACTCAAAGGCCCGATTTTGTGTCTCGTCGGTCCTCCGGGTGTTGGTAAAACATCGCTCGGCAAATCTGTGGCCAAGGCGACAGGCCGCAACTTTGTGCGGATGTCATTGGGTGGGGTGCGTGACGAGGCAGAAGTGCGTGGTCACCGCCGGACTTACATTGGGTCCATGCCCGGTAAAATTATTCAGGGCATGAAGAAGGCGAAAACGTCCAACCCCTTGTTCCTGCTCGATGAGATTGACAAGCTTGGTAATGACTGGCGTGGTGATCCGTCATCGGCGTTGCTTGAAGTGCTTGATCCCGAACAGAATGCGACTTTCCAAGATCACTATCTTGAAGTCGATTACGACCTTTCAGATGTTCTGTTCCTGACCACATCCAACTCGCTGCGCATGCCCGGACCACTGCTGGATCGCATGGAGATCATCCGGTTGTCCGGTTACACGGAAGACGAAAAGCTGGAGATTGCCAAGCGTCACTTGATCAGCAAGCAGATCGAAGTTCACGGTTTGAAGGAGCACGAGTGGAGCATTTCAGAACAGGCGCTGCGTGACCTGATCCGTTACTACACCCGTGAAGCTGGCGTCCGTAGCCTGGAACGTGAACTCGCGCGTTTGATCCGCAAGGCCACCAAAGAGATCATTGTTGATGAACTTGAGAGCATCAAAGTCACGCGCCAAAATCTAAAAAAATACGCTGGCATCAAAAAGTACCGCTATGGCGAAGCCGAGCGGGAAGACCTGGTTGGCGTCGTGACAGGCTTGGCGTGGACTGAAGTCGGTGGTGAGTTGCTGTCGATTGAAGCCGTGGTCATGCCAGGTAAAGGGCAGGTAACACTGACCGGTAAACTTGGCGATGTGATGAAGGAATCCATCCAGGCGGCGCGTTCGTTTGTGCGCAGCCGGGCTTTGGTTTATGGCATCAAACCGCGTGTCTTTGAAAAGAATGATATTCACTTGCATGTGCCGGAAGGCGCAACACCAAAGGACGGCCCGTCTGCTGGTGTGGGGATGTGCACGTCCATCGTTTCGGCGTTGACCGGAATTCCGGTGCGTAAAGATATTGCCATGACGGGCGAGATCACGTTACGCGGCCGGGTGCTGCCAATTGGCGGCCTCAAGGAGAAACTGCTGGCCGCGTTGCGCGGTGGTATCAAGACGGTGTTGATTCCAAAAGAGAATGAGAAAGACCTGGAAGAGATTCCAGATAACGTGAAACGGGATTTGAAAATCATTCCGGTCTCAACCGCTGATGAAGTTCTCGAGAAGGCTTTGACCCGGCCGTTGGTGCCATTGAGTCTTGAGGACGATGACAGTGATGAGCCAACGCCAACGA